The segment GGCGATCAAGTACGGCGGCAACTCATTCAACATTTTTTCATAAGTGGAAATCTGCTCGGCAGACAAACTTGATTTTGATTTCAAGTCGAGCAAATGACGCAGCGATTCTTTCGCACACGCGATGTCCATGGTCGCATTGATCGCGACGGCACATCCGGTATTGAGCGGACGGTTTTCGGGTGAATAGGATGGCACGAATACGCGGTGCCCATCATCGTCGCGGACTTGCAAGAAACTGTCATAAAACGCCGCGATTTCTTTCATGATCGGCAGCAAGTGGTCTCGCAGATAGACGTCATCGCCCGTCGTTTCATAATGTTCCCACATCGGCAGCACCATCCACTCGGCGCCCGCCGTCCAAGCATGCCCAGGGAACGTTTTCGAAAAGTGAGTGTGCAGATTGTGCCGCCCATCGGTTCGCGAACCGGAAAGCACACCTCGACAACCAAACAGGTTGGTCGCGTTGGTCTTCCAGTCATCGACCAATCCCAACACCAGCCGATCGTAACTGCGGATCGCTTCGGGCAGGTTACCCAAGTTCGCGGCTGCGATTTGCAGGTTCACATTCGCATCGAGCGTAAAGTCGCCTGACCATTCGGGACGCCAATTACCATTCCAAATGCTCATCAGATTTGGCGGCCATTCGCCAGACGAACTGATCAGGGTGTAACGCCCCATGTCGAACATCTTCTGCAGCAAGGCGGGCTGGATCTTTTCATCGGCCGTCTGTTTTTGCAGCGATATCAACGACTCGGCGCTCAGCGAAACTTCATCGACGCTCACGGCACCAAGTTGCAAATCAACTCGTCGGAACATTTCGCCGTGAACATCGGCGTGACGACGCAGTCGCTGATCGTAATCCGCGTTGATCGCAGCCAATGATCGACCAAGCTCGGCAAGCGACTCGCCCGCTTCATCGAACTTTTCCAGCGATTCCACTTTGACCAACAGCACCACTTCGGCGGCATCAAAATGAACGGCCGCGTCGGCTTGCTCGGCGATCGTCGAAGTGCCGCCCTTTGTCACCACACGGACGAGCGTCTGGTAGCCACGATCGGACCTTTGATACTTGCACCGGTAACTCAACGAGTCGTCGGTGGCAGCGATCACCGGGTTCCGATAGCCGCCGCCCTTCTCGTCGACACGTTTATTCCTCGGTCGCGAGTCTTGGTTGACCAGCTTGATGTTTCCAGCAACGGGCTTACCGTCGGCGGCTGAGATTCGAATCACGATGACCTGATCAGGTCGCGACACAAACGTCTGGCGAACAAAATCTCGCCCGCCTGATCGCCAATGCACGGCGACTTCGCCGGTTTCAAAATCGGTGGACCGCCAATAATGGGTCACGCCGCTATCGGTTTCATGGGTAGTGGCATTTTGGGTACCAGTGTCTTGGTCGATCAACAACGAACAGGCCGGGTGATACGGGTCCGTCCACTGGATCCCCGGAAACCCGGCGTCGATCGCCGCTTGATAGGCATAGGCATAGGCTTCTTTGTATAGGCCCGCCATCAACAATCGCCGCGTCTCTGGCAGCGCGGCCGAGATATCCGGCACCGGACAAGGCACATCGAGTAGCGGTTCGTACAGCCGTTCGTGGTTCAGCACGATGCGTTCTTGGGCGGGCACTCCGAACACCATCGCTCCCATCGTTCCATTGCCCGTGACCAAGGCTTCTTGCCAACGGGCAGCCGGCTGGTCGCTGTACATGCCGCGATCGGGAAGCTGATCTGCCGGCGGAACGTACGCTGTGCTTTGTGCCTGAGCCGACAAGGTCAAGAAGCAGACAGAGGCAACAAGTGCGAATCCGCCGTGCAACGAGTTCAAGAAAATACGCGAGTACGACAACACAAACAGTTCCAATAAAGAGGCCATTAAACAATCCTGCGACAGCTCAATTTGATTTGATGGTAGCGAATCTCGCCAAGGGCTTGTCGATTGATTAGCCGTTTAGCAATAGCCTTGTTTTGTTTCCCTGCGGACCGGGGTGATCGCCCAAGCGGCTAATTCCAACGTTCCAAACTGCACTTGATCGACAAACGCGTCAAGACATCCGACAAGCGGATACGAAGGATCCAGCGGGAAGTAACGGCCTGATTTACCGCAGCTTTCCGTGCGTTCCTAAACCGTATGTCTTGACGATCTGCGTTAGGCAAGCCCCAAACAGAATTGTGATCGACACCGTCGTGACGATCGAAACAGAGCTCGAAAACTAGACACATGTCCACAATTCGGGGATGCCCCAAACAAGGGTCTGAATTCGTTGACTTCGCGATCAGCGGTGAAGTTGCTAATCTTTACAGCATGATTACCTATCAACTCAAAGGCCCAACCGGGCTGTCAGCTCTGCAACCGACCGTGCTTCCCGATCCGGAACCCGGACCGCGAGACGTCTTGGTTCAGTCCATGGCTTGGTCGCTGAATTACCGCGACTTGGCGATGCCCGCCGGCGGTTATGTCCGCAATGACAAAGTCAAACAGAATCCACCGTTGGTTCCGTTATCGGACATGGCCGGACGTGTCATTGCCGTCGGATCCGACGTGACGAAGTTTCGTGTTGGCGATCGGGTGATGGCCAACTTTTTTCGCGATTGGGTAGACGGCGACTTGACATCCGAGCAAATCGGCACGGCGCTTGGCGGCGCGATCGACGGCGTGCTGTCCGAGAAAGTTTGCTTGCCCGACCACGGTTGGGTTAAAACGCCGGACTCGTTAACGGATTTCGAAGCCGCAACGTTGCCCTGTGCCGCGGTCACGGCTTGGCATTCTTTTGAGCTGGGCCAATTGCGAATGGGACAAACGGTCCTGTTGTTGGGTACTGGCGGAGTGTCAATCTTTGCATTGCAGTTGGCGAAAGCTGCTGGAGCTAAAGTCATCATCACCAGCAGCAGTGACGCAAAGCTCACCAAAGCTGCCGAAATGGGCGCCGACGAGACGATCAACTACAAGGAATTTCCCGAGTGGCATGAACGAGTCTTAGAAATCACCGGTGGCGTCGGTGTCGATCATGTGATCGAAGTCGGCGGTGCGGGGACGTTGGAGCGATCGCTGGCGTCGACTCGCGTCAGCGGCACCATCTCATTGATCGGAATTTTGACGGGACGCGTCGAAAAGAATCCATCGATGATGCCAGCTTTGTTCAACCGCATCACCGTACGCGGCATCTATGTAGGCAGTCGGCGAATGTTTGAAGACCTCTGCCGTGCGATTGAGATCAACCAGATCAGTCCGGTCATCGACCGCACGTTTGCGTTCGAGGAAGCGCGAGCGGCGTATGAACATCTGCAAAGTGGCAAACACTTTGGCAAGGTCGTCATTCGCGCGCCCGAATGAGCTTTCACCAATTTCGAAATTGTTTGCTCGGCTGGGTTGGCTGCGGTATTTAAGATGAGCGAGCTCCATCCCGCGATTGTGACCCGTGACAATTACTTGATTGCTGTGAATAACGAATGTCACTGACTTCTACCGAATCGCCGAGTCGAATTGCTGATTGGCTCGGGCTGATTCGGTTTAGCCACACCATCTTTGCTTTGCCGTTCGCGGCGCTGGCGACTGCGATGGCGTTTTCGGCGGCGCTTCCCTCGGGAACGATGCCCACGTTCCGGTGGCGTGACATAGTCGGGATTCTGTTTTGCATGGTCTTTGCACGCAGCGCTGCGATGGCGTTTAACCGATTAGCGGACCAGCAAATCGACGCGGGCAACCCGCGGACGACTGGGCGACACTTGCCAGCCGGAATTCTGGATCGCAAGCAAGTTTGGGGGTTCACGATCCTGTGCGGCATCGGCTTCATCGCATCGACCGCGATCTTCTTGCCCAACCGAGTCCCATTGTTTGCGTCGATTCCGGTTCTCGCGTTTCTATGCGGCTACAGCTTGGCCAAGCGATTCACATCCGCGGCGCACCTGTGGTTGGGGGTCGCACTCAGTCTGTCGCCGATCTGCGCGTGGCTGGCGATTCGCGGCTCCGAGTCGATTACCAACCCGGGCGACCTGATCGCTCCGCTGGTCTTGGCGGCGGTTGTGACATCCTGGGTGACTGGATTCGACATCATTTACGCATGCCAGGACGCTGACTTCGACTCAAAATCAGGACTCCACAGCATCCCGGCTCGATTCGGAATTGCCGGGGCTTTGCGAATTGCGGCCATGTGTCACATTGTGATGCTGGTGCTGCTGTTGACCCTTGTTTGGGCGGGCCGGGCCAGCGGGCTGGGATGGCCATTTGGAATCGTTTGGGTGATCGTCGCGGGGCTAGTCGTGCGACAGCATTCGTTGGTGCGTCCGGAGGACCTTGATCGCGTCAATCAGGCGTTTTTCGATACCAATGCGGCGATCAGCGTCACACTGCTGGTCGCTGGCGTGGTGGATTGCTTCTGGATTTAGAAGTTGCCTGAGCGCCAAGGGCCGCGGTTGTTAGACTGCAAGCAGAGACCCGATTGCCCGGCCCGTCCTGGCCTACCCATACGACGCTTTGAATCCTGCCTGATTGGTTTGAAAGACGATGACCCCGACCGAACGAGACGCCCGATTCCGTGAGATCCGTGACAAAGTCGAAGCCGAGGAGCGATTGTCGCTGGACGATGGAATCTTTTTGTACGATCCGCAGGTTTCGCTGCAAGCGATCGGTGAACTGGCCAATTTCGTCCGCGAACGAAAGAACGGAAACGTCGGCTACTTTAACATCAATACGCACCTGAACCCAACGAACGTTTGCGTTTACCGGTGCCGATTTTGTGCCTTCCGCAGCGATTTGCGCGACCCCAAAGGTTACGTGATGAGCGACGAGCAGATCATCGCTCGCGGTCAAGAAGCGACCGACAACGGTTGCACCGAAATGCACATCGTCGGCGGCCTGCACCACCAGAAACCGTACGAGTGGTACCGGCACCTGATTGAGACTTTGCACGAGAACTTCCCGCAGATCCATTTGAAGGGATGGACGGCGGTTGAGATCAATTGGTTTGAGTTTCAAACGAAAAAAACGGTTCAGTGGGTCTTGGAGGACATGCGAAAGGCTGGCCTTGGTAGCATGCCGGGTGGCGGAGCCGAAATTTTTCACCCTGAAGTTCGCGACCAACTATGCGAACACAAAGCCAACACGCATGCGTGGCTCGATATCCACCGAACGGCACACGAAATCGGGCTACGAACGAATTGCACGATGTTGTACGGGCATGTTGAAAATGCATTCCACCGAATCGACCACCTGATGCGACTGCGTGAACTGCAGGATCAAACTGGCGGATTCCAAGTCTTCATCCCGCTGGCGTTTCACCCTGAAAACACGAAGCTTTCGGACTTGAAGAAGCCCTCGGGGTTGATGGATCTGCGAACGATGGCGGTCAGCCGCTTGATGTTGGACAACGTCCAGCACATCAAGGCGTACTGGATCATGCTTGGCATCGAGACCGCTCAGACAGCGCTTGCCTACGGTGCCGACGATATCGACGGCACGGTTCGCCACGAACTGATCTATCACGACGCCGGCGCGACGACGCCCGAGTGCTTGTCAGTCGACGACATCAAGAACTTGATCACCGAAGCCGGCCGAGACCCGATCGAGCGAGATACGGTGTACAACCGAGTGCGACGTGACGAGAACGACTTCACCAAATGGTCGATCGAGGAAATGGTGACGGCCTAGTCGCGTTCCCGGCGGAGGCCTTCACGGTACAATTCCGCTTCAACATCATACGCACCTCGCGCGGAGCCATCGCATGTTCAAAGGTCTCGGAAATATCGGCAACATCGCTTCCATGATGGGATCGTTGCAACAATTGCCCGATCGGATGAAGGAACTGAACGAACGGATGAAATCCGAATCGGTCAGCGCGTCATCGGGATGCGGCAAGATCCACGTCACGATGTCAGGAACCGGCCACGTAAAGTCGGTCCAGATCAACGACAGCGAACTGGCCGGCAGCGAATTGGAAGAAGCGATCGCCGATGCGACCAACGCAGCTGGCGCGGCCGCCAAGCAACTCTACGCCGAATCGATCAGCCACTTGGTCAACGAGATGGACTTGAAGATTCCCGGCCTGGACAGCGTCATTTCGACGCTGACCGGAGGCAATTAAGGCCGATGAGCAAGCACGCGGGCGCTGTGGCCGAATTGGTGGAACAGCTGGGACGTTTACCTGGCGTCGGACGCAAGAGCGCCGAACGGTTGGCATTTCACCTGCTGCGGGTCAGCGAAACCGAAGCACTGGCGCTGGCGGAATCGATTCGACGCGTCCGCCAGGACGTCCGGTACTGTGCGACCTGCTTCAATCTGGCGGAATCCGAGACCTGTGGGATTTGCGCGAACTCTGACCGTGACCTGACTCGACTTTGCGTGGTCGAACAGCCGCGGGATTTGATGAGCCTCGAACAGGCAGGAATCTTCAAGGGCGTTTACCACGTCCTGCTAGGCCGGATTGCTCCGCTTGATGGCATTGGCCCCGACCAATTGACGATCGACGACCTAGTTGAAAGAGTCCGAGTAGGAAATTTTGTCGAAATCATCATGGCGACAAACCCAACTGTCGAGGGGGACGGGACAACGCTCTATATCAGCAACCTTTTGAGCGAATTCCCCGTCGAAATCACGCGTTTGGCTCGTGGGATCACCGCCGGAAGCGTTTTGGAGTATGCCAATCGCGAGATGATTGCTGATGCGTTGATGGGCCGTCAAAAGCTATAAACGATAGACTTTGTCGGATTGCGTCGTAAAATTGCGAACGGGTGGAACGAAATTCGCTCTACCGCCAGCCAAGTGCGGTATGATGTGACTCGAGGTTGTCACCCCAGATCGCAATAGAACTCCTCTTAGAGAGACTCCCATGCGGATGTCGATGGGCCTTCAAGCCCGACAATTGCAAACCCAAAAGCTGGCTCCACGGATGATCCAGTCGATGGAGATCCTGCAGCTTCCGACAATGGCGTTGCAAGAACGCGTCGAGCAGGAGATGAACGAGAATCCATTGCTGGAACAACTCGAAAACGATCCGCTGGCCCCAGACGAGGGTGACGATGGTTACCCGTCGTCCAAAGACGAACGCAGCGAGAACGAAAAAGAGCTGGTCGTCGATAATGACCACAGCAACCAAGAAGACTTCGAACGGCTCCAGAACATGGTTTCTGAATTGCCCAACACGTTCGACGAGTCCTTCAAGCGGTCGGCCAACCGCATGTCCGACGAAGCCGATCGTCGCCACGATTTGATGGCGAACGCAGTATCGCGGCCTGAATCGCTGAACGATTTCTTGCTGCACCAATTGGCCGAACTCGACATTGACGACAATGTCGAACAGATGGCCGAGCGGATCATCAGCACGCTGGACGCTCGTGACGGCGGATACCTGCGCTCGCCGCTGGCCGACCTGCTACCAGCCGGCCACACACCTGAAGACCTGGTGACGGCCGAGAAGGCGCTCGACATTGTCCAATCGCTTGAACCGGTCGGAATCGCCGCCAGAGACCTGAGCGAATGCTTGCTGATGCAGATCAAATCGTCGTTTCCTCACAGCGAAGAAATGCGAACTCTGATCAGAGATCACTTGGCGGACCTGGCCGA is part of the Rubripirellula reticaptiva genome and harbors:
- a CDS encoding 4-hydroxybenzoate octaprenyltransferase; this translates as MSLTSTESPSRIADWLGLIRFSHTIFALPFAALATAMAFSAALPSGTMPTFRWRDIVGILFCMVFARSAAMAFNRLADQQIDAGNPRTTGRHLPAGILDRKQVWGFTILCGIGFIASTAIFLPNRVPLFASIPVLAFLCGYSLAKRFTSAAHLWLGVALSLSPICAWLAIRGSESITNPGDLIAPLVLAAVVTSWVTGFDIIYACQDADFDSKSGLHSIPARFGIAGALRIAAMCHIVMLVLLLTLVWAGRASGLGWPFGIVWVIVAGLVVRQHSLVRPEDLDRVNQAFFDTNAAISVTLLVAGVVDCFWI
- the recR gene encoding recombination mediator RecR, coding for MSKHAGAVAELVEQLGRLPGVGRKSAERLAFHLLRVSETEALALAESIRRVRQDVRYCATCFNLAESETCGICANSDRDLTRLCVVEQPRDLMSLEQAGIFKGVYHVLLGRIAPLDGIGPDQLTIDDLVERVRVGNFVEIIMATNPTVEGDGTTLYISNLLSEFPVEITRLARGITAGSVLEYANREMIADALMGRQKL
- a CDS encoding YbaB/EbfC family nucleoid-associated protein translates to MFKGLGNIGNIASMMGSLQQLPDRMKELNERMKSESVSASSGCGKIHVTMSGTGHVKSVQINDSELAGSELEEAIADATNAAGAAAKQLYAESISHLVNEMDLKIPGLDSVISTLTGGN
- a CDS encoding zinc-dependent alcohol dehydrogenase family protein, with translation MSTIRGCPKQGSEFVDFAISGEVANLYSMITYQLKGPTGLSALQPTVLPDPEPGPRDVLVQSMAWSLNYRDLAMPAGGYVRNDKVKQNPPLVPLSDMAGRVIAVGSDVTKFRVGDRVMANFFRDWVDGDLTSEQIGTALGGAIDGVLSEKVCLPDHGWVKTPDSLTDFEAATLPCAAVTAWHSFELGQLRMGQTVLLLGTGGVSIFALQLAKAAGAKVIITSSSDAKLTKAAEMGADETINYKEFPEWHERVLEITGGVGVDHVIEVGGAGTLERSLASTRVSGTISLIGILTGRVEKNPSMMPALFNRITVRGIYVGSRRMFEDLCRAIEINQISPVIDRTFAFEEARAAYEHLQSGKHFGKVVIRAPE
- the mqnE gene encoding aminofutalosine synthase MqnE; this encodes MTPTERDARFREIRDKVEAEERLSLDDGIFLYDPQVSLQAIGELANFVRERKNGNVGYFNINTHLNPTNVCVYRCRFCAFRSDLRDPKGYVMSDEQIIARGQEATDNGCTEMHIVGGLHHQKPYEWYRHLIETLHENFPQIHLKGWTAVEINWFEFQTKKTVQWVLEDMRKAGLGSMPGGGAEIFHPEVRDQLCEHKANTHAWLDIHRTAHEIGLRTNCTMLYGHVENAFHRIDHLMRLRELQDQTGGFQVFIPLAFHPENTKLSDLKKPSGLMDLRTMAVSRLMLDNVQHIKAYWIMLGIETAQTALAYGADDIDGTVRHELIYHDAGATTPECLSVDDIKNLITEAGRDPIERDTVYNRVRRDENDFTKWSIEEMVTA
- a CDS encoding glycosyl hydrolase family 95 catalytic domain-containing protein encodes the protein MASLLELFVLSYSRIFLNSLHGGFALVASVCFLTLSAQAQSTAYVPPADQLPDRGMYSDQPAARWQEALVTGNGTMGAMVFGVPAQERIVLNHERLYEPLLDVPCPVPDISAALPETRRLLMAGLYKEAYAYAYQAAIDAGFPGIQWTDPYHPACSLLIDQDTGTQNATTHETDSGVTHYWRSTDFETGEVAVHWRSGGRDFVRQTFVSRPDQVIVIRISAADGKPVAGNIKLVNQDSRPRNKRVDEKGGGYRNPVIAATDDSLSYRCKYQRSDRGYQTLVRVVTKGGTSTIAEQADAAVHFDAAEVVLLVKVESLEKFDEAGESLAELGRSLAAINADYDQRLRRHADVHGEMFRRVDLQLGAVSVDEVSLSAESLISLQKQTADEKIQPALLQKMFDMGRYTLISSSGEWPPNLMSIWNGNWRPEWSGDFTLDANVNLQIAAANLGNLPEAIRSYDRLVLGLVDDWKTNATNLFGCRGVLSGSRTDGRHNLHTHFSKTFPGHAWTAGAEWMVLPMWEHYETTGDDVYLRDHLLPIMKEIAAFYDSFLQVRDDDGHRVFVPSYSPENRPLNTGCAVAINATMDIACAKESLRHLLDLKSKSSLSAEQISTYEKMLNELPPYLIADDGALKEWAWPTLEDNNDHRHVSHLYPVWPGHEINPEATPDLFAAATKAAKNRGRGNGSAHGLTHMALIAARLKDAGLVAGNLRFMLSNGYLLPSLFTFHNPGRIYNSDMLNALPAVVMEMLVYTKPGEVELLPALDESFVTGQIRGVCGRNGVVVESLRWDFGNRTVDVSLSSKRDQAITIRVRRGIQSAIDQDANPIELQSDQTIGVSLSANSPLRLQIKLQQPK